A window of the Lolium perenne isolate Kyuss_39 chromosome 7, Kyuss_2.0, whole genome shotgun sequence genome harbors these coding sequences:
- the LOC127318549 gene encoding 26S proteasome regulatory subunit RPN13 has protein sequence MGSSETLQDVMCEFRAGKMSLEGTRVVPDTRKGLVRIGRGEEGLIHFQWLDRGQNFAEDDQIVFPDEAVFEKVTASSGRVYILKFKHDDRKFFLWMQEPNADGDSQICRQVNAYINRPMDADAVSIEAEMSHEDTADDDISSRAGNLVDQSMTSDLAGEVTSAAGPVRLSDLQRILSAIQPSDVMADPDAGLGLGDILKPDLVLPLIESLPIEQLASHLPEGSWTAGDILELLQSPPLRQQLDAFTHVLRTGQIDLAQFGVDPSKYKFTVASFLEALEDSVAKAREGGDKNSEPKRGGENDPMDES, from the exons ATGGGGAGCAGCGAAACCCTCCAG GATGTAATGTGTGAGTTTCGTGCTGGGAAGATGTCTCTTGAGGGAACACGTGTGGTCCCAGACACACGCAAGGGGCTTGTTCGTATTGGAAGG GGGGAAGAAGGCTTGATTCATTTTCAATGGCTTGACCGTGGACAAAACTTTGCTGAAGAT GATCAAATTGTCTTCCCTGATGAGGCTGTCTTTGAAAAG GTTACGGCATCTTCTGGAAGGGTGTACATCTTGAAGTTCAAGCACGATGACAGGAAATTTTTCCTATGGATGCAG GAGCCAAATGCTGACGGGGACTCACAAATATGCCGCCAAGTTAATGCCTACATAAATCGACCCATGG ATGCGGATGCAGTTTCTATTGAAGCAGAAATGTCACATGAAGATACAGCTGATGATGACATCTCTTCCAG AGCTGGGAATTTAGTTGATCAGAGCATGACCTCTGATTTGGCTGGTGAGGTGACGTCTGCCGCTGGACCTGTAAGATTGTCAGACCTGCAGAGAATATTGAGTGCTATACAACCATCAG ATGTTATGGCAGATCCTGATGCTG GATTAGGACTAGGAGACATCTTGAAGCCTGACTTGGTATTGCCACTGATTGAATCTTTGCCCATTGAGCAGTTGGCATCACATCTTCCTGAG GGATCATGGACTGCAGGTGATATTCTTGAACTACTGCAAAGTCCTCCTTTACGGCAGCAACTGGATGCTTTTACGCAT GTGCTACGAACTGGCCAAATAGATCTTGCTCAATTTGGAGTGGACCCTAGTAAAT ATAAATTCACAGTTGCTTCATTCCTCGAGGCATTGGAAGACTCTGTGGCAAAGGCTCGTGAGGGTGGAGACAAGAATTCGGAGCCCAAGAGAGGTGGTGAAAATGATCCAATGGACGAAAGTTGA